CTTCGGAACatgtatatttattggtgcaTCTTATTTATAGTATGTATGACTCGATTAGAGCATGTGTGTTTATTAATACACATCATGTAAGGTACCACATCTTGATCTGCCGTGAGGTaccacaacaaacaactaaattTATTATCACTTTTATGTTTTTGCTCTTATTTTTCTTAGAATTTGGAACCTAACTTTATCCTAAAAGTTAGCTTGAATGTGATGATTGTTTTctcatatataaaaattattttagttataTCTCTAGTATTCATGTTGCAATTCTCATCAATTTTCTCTTCCCCTTTGATTGTTTCAGgccttatctttttttttttcgtcaACAGGCCTTAATCACAAGCTGTATGAAGAGTGACTGTGGGACTGGGGAGAGAGAACAAAACGGTTGGATTgggctatatatatatttttttgtcaattttgACTGTGTGAGAAATCTCAATATCAAGCTTGTCTTGTCCTCTTTCAACATTCTATCCATCGGTTCAGACTTTGAATTTATATATCAGCACCATATAGCGACCAGGGGTCTTATTAAACAAGACAATGGTAAATCATAGTTACATACATCATAGCAGACGTGTGGCTTTAGCATCGATCAAGCACACACCGCACATTGTAATAATTATGTGTATACATCATATACATAAATCATCATGATTCATTCGTCATGTGAAGCTTCCTGGTAGTAATTATGGTAATGAATGGAAATTCCAATacctttcctcttcttcagAATATCCATGCCTCCCAGAAAGAACACAATCGGCGACAACGAACCCCAATCCTCATTCTCCGCACTGTACCCAGCAAACACCTTGCACCTCGGATAAAACCCCTTCACAAGCTTCTCGAACAGCCCCACCAGAACATTGGGTGCAAAAACAGGGGCAACCTCATTCTGGAACTGGTAATCCACATAGTCAATCAGCAACGGTAAACTGCTGTACAATTTGAAGTAAAAATCTCTGTTCAACCCAAACGATGGAGAAATCGAAGCTTCTGTGATGGTTCCACTTTCTTTCAAATTCTTTATCACATTCCCGACACACTCTGTAAAATCACTTGGTGAGGCATCAATGCCTTCGTACAGCACGTCGATGCCGTCGATTTGGAGGTTGTAGTCTTTGTTTTTTATGATTGCGGTGAGTGATTCGGTGGCGTTTTGGATCCATGATGAGGTGTCTAGTGGGTGGAAGGGGCGGTGGTTGCGGCGGTTTCCGATGGTGATGTAGACCTTGATGCTGACGCCGGGGTGGTTTCTTTTGAAGCGTTCGATTGCTTCTGGTGTGACTTTGGTTTGGTCCCAGGTGGGGCGGAAGACGCCGTTGGTGGCAGCGTCGTTGTCGTCGTAGTCGGTGGCGAAGGTGAGAGCAATCTGGTATTCCTTGAGGAATTTGGGGGAGATGAAGACTTGTTGGAATGAGTCATCAAAGGTGTATTGTCGGAAAATTGCAGACATTGTAGGAATGGAAGAATTTAGAGGACTAATGATTTAGATTTCAATGACAAATTGGGAAATCAAAGATGCACTTTATATATAGTTAGTAACTTAGTATAAGAGATATTTGAGACAGGGCAAGTGGATGTTGAGGGTGAAATTTGAAGCAAGATGTGGAGTTACCTTCAAATTATATCCAGGCAATTAGCAACATCAAGAAACTATTTCACCAACTCATCACTGGAGTAGCTAAGTAAAATAAAGTTAGCTCCTCCTCATTGGTTGGTTATGGATGTTGTTTGAGATTTCTGAAAGCTTCTTTCACTTGTTTTTAAGTTCTTTAAAATGGAACTCTAACAAAATGGGTTGTCAAAGTATTTTCAATATTTCTGatggttttctatttttaaattttgatgTTCAAATTTTGTTAGAAGACTTTgctaaattatttaataatttttcaaaataaatattgacattttaaataaataaattcttGCTTTTATTATAGGAGACTTTCTATTGACATTGAAGAAATCCACTTTCATTCCAACACTTTTATTAAGGTCCTACAAATATACTTTAACCTTTTAGTGTGTGTTAGGGTTTATAATCAATGATGCTTCAGACCAccacttatttttatctctAGTTTGTACAACAACAAATCATTGCAATTAGCCATTAGTTGAACTCTAGTTGCGGAAATCCCATAGTTGTTATCCAATCGCCCTCCACCACAAGGCAAACCACGCTGCTCCCCCGCAAGTCAAACACAATTGTTATGTTATTGTTGACAAAGACACAACAACCGTCACCACCATTCCTATTTAGTGTTGTTGCTCGACCAATGCTCCAATTTGGGCTCGGAAAGACGCAAATTGGATTTCTTGAGTAACCATGGCTTTCAATGTTAGTGCCAAGTCAATGTGGTTCTGATTCGTAAGAGCAATAAGAGGAACACAACATGAGGGCGATGGAACACGATGAGGAGGCATAGGAGGTCGGAGACCTAGTCACACTTCAAAAGCGAAGTTCTTTAGTAGAAGGTGATGGTGAAGGTGTGATTTTTAGGGAGATGGAGGAGGGAATGGGAGAAATCATAGATGGGGATGCAGAGGGTGTGAAGGAGGAAGATGATGGTTGAAGATCGCAAGGAGGTTAGGTAGTGCACATTAGTGTCACCTTTGACTAATGTTTCAGTGGCGATTAAAAGATAGGTATTGAGACATGGAGTTGGAGGGGTGAAAGCGATGATGCTGGAAAAGAGTAGCTTGAGTTAAAGGAGAAACAAATAACTCTACTTGTAAAAACTAAGATGTATGAAtccttaaaattaaaatattgcaagtttgaaagaaaaataaagttagTTGGATAACTATAACCTGCTATTAGTAAAAAATATTGGTCTAATTTTGCACCACATAAATATTGGTACATGTTGGAGGGACCAACATTAATACTCATAATGTGTGTTATAGAATTGGACTCTTTTTTTCGGTCAAATATAGGGTTGGACCTTCAAAATTGAAACAATTGTTTATGTGCATACAATAAAGCTTAGGCCCAATAAAGATCAATGAGTCCAAAACATTTGTTCAGTAGTATTTTTGTAGCAAGTCACTAGCTATTTTGCTAGCCCTGCCCACAGTTCTATAGATTTCATGATCCAGAGTATGGCAAGCTAAGTTCTATGGCCATGCAACTTTAATATACTCACATCTAATTTTCTCTTTGCTTAACTGCACTTTTGATCCCCACTTTTATCATTcgtgcgaaaatcgtccccaacaaatattattagcAGACGACATCCCCAACATTAACTGTCATTTGCAGTTTTTATTTTCCGTCAGACTTCTGTGAAGAAACTAACGACTCGGAGATGATGTGTTTGTTTTAAATGACATGGCGGAGAGAGATTGAGGAAAGGATGCAATGGAGGAGAACACGTGATTCTCACGCAATCTGACCACAACTTTTAACTATCTTACCCACTTTAATAGATGAAATTTCATCTATATATCCCACCCTCTAAATTTCAATTGAGCCTCCCACATAAGACAAAGCCCCCATGAGAAACTTGCACAATTACATGTCTATCGTTTGAGGAACAGTGGGtctgaacataaacaacaaATGCCACAATAAATTAAGCCAAAGAAATAATGCAGGATATCAACCACACCACACACCATTTACTCAACAACACAAAAGCACAACACATGCATTGATATCACACCCACACATGTTGGCTTCTTCCGCGTCCTTCCCATGTCTCAAAATATCGCCTCGGCCGCTCTATTACCGTCGATCGCAACGTTCGCTACTTCTTCTTCACCACCGAACCCTAACTGAGGCGGTTGTGTTTTCAATTGTGCGAAAATGGTCCCTCTCATTTTCAAATAGGGTTTTACTATTATTGGATCCATGGTCACGTGTCTCACACATGGGGTGGCTCAAATCACGTGAGAATCACGTGTTCTCCTTCATGGCATCCCTTCCTCAATCTCTCTTTGTCATGTCATTAAAAACAGACACATCAGCTCCCAGCCGTTAGTTTCTTCACGGAAGTCTGATGGTAAACGAAAATTGCAAACGACAGTTAACGTTGAGGATGTCTTCTGCTAATAAATTTTGTTGGGGACAATTTTCGAACGAATGATGaaagtgggggaccaaaagtgtagTTAAGTCATTTCTCTTTTATCCTGTTTTCAACTATTTTTCATTTgacttaaatgcacttttggacccccaagtttatattttttgcgattgttgaccctgatcttatttttctacgaatgaagaccctaatctttcaaaatgttgcaccgtttacccttccgtccaaatccgtcaaaaacttgactGAACCCACTTACCTAACCTTCCGACgaaagggtaaacggtgcaacgttttgaaagattagggtctccattcaaactaaaaataagatcagggtcaacaatcacAAAAAATGTAAACATGAGGgttcaaaagtgcatttaagcaattttttttaaatcccccttttatccacgtggaaggccatatcagcgtgttccgtgaagtttttgacggatttggacggaagggtaaacggtgcagcGTTTTAAAAGAATAGGGTTCTCAttcgtagaaaaaaaaaataagggttGACAATCacaaaaagttaaaacatgagGGTCAAAAAGTGGATTTAagtctttttcatttttatcacGTTTTTGTTCTATCTCATCACTTATTAGATCTCTTAGTTTTTTTTCTACTGTCATTTTTTCTTACAAGATGGAAGTGGAATTGAGTGGTGAAAGAAGGAAAATGTGCACATAATTTGATGAACTAACAC
This portion of the Lotus japonicus ecotype B-129 chromosome 3, LjGifu_v1.2 genome encodes:
- the LOC130749301 gene encoding ruBisCO-associated protein-like, with protein sequence MSAIFRQYTFDDSFQQVFISPKFLKEYQIALTFATDYDDNDAATNGVFRPTWDQTKVTPEAIERFKRNHPGVSIKVYITIGNRRNHRPFHPLDTSSWIQNATESLTAIIKNKDYNLQIDGIDVLYEGIDASPSDFTECVGNVIKNLKESGTITEASISPSFGLNRDFYFKLYSSLPLLIDYVDYQFQNEVAPVFAPNVLVGLFEKLVKGFYPRCKVFAGYSAENEDWGSLSPIVFFLGGMDILKKRKGIGISIHYHNYYQEASHDE